A genomic region of Arachis stenosperma cultivar V10309 chromosome 9, arast.V10309.gnm1.PFL2, whole genome shotgun sequence contains the following coding sequences:
- the LOC130950522 gene encoding probable ribose-5-phosphate isomerase 2, which yields MAIPCPHFIASEKAAMEAGLLLPSSSLCQLILTQDDLKKIAAYKAVEYVESGMVLGLGTGSTAKHAVDRIGELLRQGKLKDIVGIPTSKKTHEQALSLGIPLSDLDSHPVVDLAIDGADEVDPYLNLVKGRGGSLLREKMVEGACNKFVVIVDESKLVNYIGGSGLAMPVEVIQFCWKFTASRLQNLFQESGCIAKLRTLGEKAEPYVTDNGNYIIDLYFKQSIGDLKAASDSILQIAGVVEHGMFIDMATTVIVAGELGLTVKNK from the coding sequence ATGGCAATCCCCTGCCCCCATTTCATTGCCTCCGAGAAAGCAGCCATGGAAGCTGGCCttcttctcccttcttcctctctCTGTCAGCTCATTCTCACCCAAGATGATTTGAAGAAAATTGCCGCCTACAAAGCCGTCGAGTACGTCGAATCCGGTATGGTTCTCGGTCTCGGAACCGGCTCCACTGCCAAACACGCCGTCGACCGAATCGGCGAGCTTCTCCGTCAAGGAAAGCTCAAGGACATCGTCGGAATCCCCACTTCCAAGAAGACGCACGAGCAAGCCCTCTCTCTCGGGATCCCCTTGTCGGATCTGGACTCTCACCCCGTCGTTGATCTCGCCATTGACGGCGCCGACGAGGTTGATCCTTACCTTAACCTCGTCAAGGGCCGCGGTGGCTCCCTCTTGAGGGAGAAGATGGTTGAAGGTGCTTGCAACAAGTTCGTTGTAATCGTCGATGAGTCCAAGCTCGTTAACTATATTGGTGGTAGCGGTTTGGCTATGCCCGTTGAAGTTATCCAATTTTGTTGGAAGTTCACTGCTTCCAGGCTTCAGAATCTCTTCCAGGAATCTGGTTGCATTGCAAAGCTCAGAACTTTGGGCGAAAAGGCTGAGCCTTATGTCACTGATAATGGCAACTATATAATTGATTTGTATTTCAAGCAGAGTATTGGAGATTTGAAGGCTGCCAGCGATTCCATTCTGCAAATCGCCGGTGTTGTGGAGCATGGAATGTTCATTGACATGGCTACCACTGTTATTGTTGCAGGTGAACTTGGCCTAACTGTCAAGAATAAGTAG